The following are encoded in a window of Astyanax mexicanus isolate ESR-SI-001 chromosome 6, AstMex3_surface, whole genome shotgun sequence genomic DNA:
- the LOC103030072 gene encoding G-protein coupled estrogen receptor 1-like yields NNISFLSWPVIGDNQTETDFYAVNLLLSCFYTVFLFPLGLVGNVLILLVNLDPCQRRSNPDLYFTNLALADLVLVLDSLIEVFNLSGHYYDDAVLCTCMALFLQINMYSSVFSLTWMSLDRCVALTGLSSRSLAATHNSLSHHSSLMCTVIWVAAIACTLLPFATAHAQHGWGRGFCFAAAAEVQWLEVTLGFAVPFCIMGVCYALIGHALLQSERPRRAKALRMIAAAVGVFFVCWLPENVFICVHLLCGATEPSRRRGNSTLWQQYPLTGHVVTLAACANSCLNPLVYGLLGKTFRRKLNLFLKHHLHCLAAPQRTTDMTHVPLRGCLREQFRHNTCAHQAQREKEYEPRRV; encoded by the coding sequence AACAATATATCCTTCCTCTCCTGGCCTGTGATTGGTGATAATCAAACTGAAACAGATTTTTACGCTGTCAACCTTCTCCTATCTTGCTTCTACACTGTGTTCCTATTTCCGCTTGGCCTTGTGGGTAATGTCCTGATCCTTTTGGTGAACTTGGACCCCTGCCAGCGAAGGAGCAACCCAGACCTGTACTTCACCAACCTTGCCCTGGCTGacctggtgctggtgctggactCGCTGATAGAAGTGTTCAACCTGAGTGGACATTACTATGATGATGCTGTGCTGTGCACTTGCATGGCGCTCTTCCTGCAGATCAACATGTACAGCAGTGTCTTCTCCCTCACCTGGATGAGTCTGGACCGCTGTGTGGCTCTAACCGGCCTGTCGTCTCGTTCTCTAGCTGCCACCCACAACTCGCTAAGTCACCATTCCAGCCTCATGTGCACTGTCATCTGGGTGGCGGCCATTGCCTGCACACTGCTGCCATTCGCCACAGCTCATGCCCAACACGGCTGGGGGCGGGGCTTCTGCTTTGCGGCCGCAGCTGAGGTCCAGTGGCTGGAGGTGACGCTGGGCTTTGCTGTACCTTTTTGCATCATGGGTGTTTGCTACGCCCTGATTGGCCATGCGCTGTTGCAGTCAGAGCGACCACGTCGGGCCAAGGCGCTTCGGATGATCGCGGCCGCAGTCGGCGTCTTCTTCGTCTGCTGGCTGCCTGAAAATGTCTTCATATGTGTTCACCTGCTGTGCGGGGCAACCGAACCATCACGGCGGCGAGGCAACAGCACACTATGGCAGCAGTACCCACTGACAGGTCACGTGGTCACGTTGGCTGCATGTGCCAACAGCTGTCTCAACCCGCTGGTCTACGGCCTGCTGGGAAAAACTTTCCGGCGCAAACTGAATCTCTTCCTGAAGCACCACCTACACTGCCTTGCTGCACCTCAACGAACCACAGACATGACTCATGTGCCCCTTCGTGGGTGCCTGAGAGAGCAGTTCAGACACAACACATGTGCTCACCAGGCTCAGAGAGAAAAGGAGTATGAGCCCAGAAGGGTCTGA